The proteins below come from a single Eptesicus fuscus isolate TK198812 chromosome 5, DD_ASM_mEF_20220401, whole genome shotgun sequence genomic window:
- the AHSA1 gene encoding activator of 90 kDa heat shock protein ATPase homolog 1 isoform X2: MAKWGEGDPRWIVEERADATNVNNWHWTERDASNWSTDKLKTLFLAVRVQNEEGTSKSGVQYKGHVEIPNLSDENSVDEVEISVSLAKDEPDTNLVALMKEEGVKLLREAMGIYISTLKTEFTQGMILPTLNGESVAPAGQPAPKTEERKAKSAPSKTQTRPVGVKIPTCKITLRDTFLTSPEELYRVLTTQELVQAFTHAPATLEADKGGKFHLVDGNVTGEFTDLVPEKHIAMKWRFKSWPEGHFATITLTFNDKNGETELCMEGRGIPAPEEERTRQGWQRYYFEGIKQTFGYGARLF, from the exons ATGGCCAAGTGGGGCGAGGGTGACCCACGCTGGATCGTGGAAGAGCGGGCGGACGCCACCAACGTCAACAACTGGCACTG GACAGAGAGGGATGCTTCAAATTGGTCCACGGATAAGCTGAAAACACTGTTCCTGGCGGTGCGGGTGCAAAATGAGGAAG GTACCTCTAAGTCTGGAGTGCAGTACAAGGGACATGTGGAGATCCCCAATTTGTCTGATGAAAACAGCGTGGATGAAGTAGAG ATTAGTGTGAGCCTTGCCAAAGATGAGCCTGACACAAATCTCGTGGCCTTAATGAAAGAAGAAGGGGTGAAACTTCTCAGAGAAGCAATGGGAATTTACATCAGCACCCTCAAAACAG agtTCACGCAGGGCATGATCTTGCCTACGCTGAATGGAGAGTCAGTAGCCCCAGCTGGTCAGCCAGCACCGAAAACTGAGGAGCGCAAG GCTAAGTCTGCTCCTTCAAAAACCCAGACCAGACCTGTTGGTGTCAAAATCCCCACTTGTAAGATCACCCTTCGAGACACCTTCCTGACATCCccagaggagctctacagagtGCTTACCACCCAAGAG CTGGTTCAGGCCTTTACCCACGCTCCTGCGACGCTAGAAGCAGACAAAGGTGGGAAGTTTCACCTGGTAGATGGCAACGTCACTGGGGAATTCACTGATCTG GTCCCTGAGAAACATATTGCGATGAAGTGGAGGTTCAAATCTTGGCCAGAAG gGCACTTTGCCACCATCACCTTGACCTTCAATGATAAGAATGGAGAGACTGAACTGTGCATGGAAGGCCGAGGcatccctgctcctgaggaggagAGGACACGGCAGGGCTGGCAGCGCTACTACTTCGAGGGCATCAAACAGACCTTTGGCTATGGTGCACGCTTATTTTAG
- the AHSA1 gene encoding activator of 90 kDa heat shock protein ATPase homolog 1 isoform X1, with product MAKWGEGDPRWIVEERADATNVNNWHWTERDASNWSTDKLKTLFLAVRVQNEEGKCEVTEVNKLDGEASINNRKGKLIFFYEWSVKLNWTGTSKSGVQYKGHVEIPNLSDENSVDEVEISVSLAKDEPDTNLVALMKEEGVKLLREAMGIYISTLKTEFTQGMILPTLNGESVAPAGQPAPKTEERKAKSAPSKTQTRPVGVKIPTCKITLRDTFLTSPEELYRVLTTQELVQAFTHAPATLEADKGGKFHLVDGNVTGEFTDLVPEKHIAMKWRFKSWPEGHFATITLTFNDKNGETELCMEGRGIPAPEEERTRQGWQRYYFEGIKQTFGYGARLF from the exons ATGGCCAAGTGGGGCGAGGGTGACCCACGCTGGATCGTGGAAGAGCGGGCGGACGCCACCAACGTCAACAACTGGCACTG GACAGAGAGGGATGCTTCAAATTGGTCCACGGATAAGCTGAAAACACTGTTCCTGGCGGTGCGGGTGCAAAATGAGGAAGGCAAGTGTGAGGTGACAGAAGTGAACAAACTTGATGGAGAGGCGTCCATTAACAACCGCAAAGGCAAACTTATCTTCTTTTATGAGTGGAGTGTCAAACTAAACTGGACAG GTACCTCTAAGTCTGGAGTGCAGTACAAGGGACATGTGGAGATCCCCAATTTGTCTGATGAAAACAGCGTGGATGAAGTAGAG ATTAGTGTGAGCCTTGCCAAAGATGAGCCTGACACAAATCTCGTGGCCTTAATGAAAGAAGAAGGGGTGAAACTTCTCAGAGAAGCAATGGGAATTTACATCAGCACCCTCAAAACAG agtTCACGCAGGGCATGATCTTGCCTACGCTGAATGGAGAGTCAGTAGCCCCAGCTGGTCAGCCAGCACCGAAAACTGAGGAGCGCAAG GCTAAGTCTGCTCCTTCAAAAACCCAGACCAGACCTGTTGGTGTCAAAATCCCCACTTGTAAGATCACCCTTCGAGACACCTTCCTGACATCCccagaggagctctacagagtGCTTACCACCCAAGAG CTGGTTCAGGCCTTTACCCACGCTCCTGCGACGCTAGAAGCAGACAAAGGTGGGAAGTTTCACCTGGTAGATGGCAACGTCACTGGGGAATTCACTGATCTG GTCCCTGAGAAACATATTGCGATGAAGTGGAGGTTCAAATCTTGGCCAGAAG gGCACTTTGCCACCATCACCTTGACCTTCAATGATAAGAATGGAGAGACTGAACTGTGCATGGAAGGCCGAGGcatccctgctcctgaggaggagAGGACACGGCAGGGCTGGCAGCGCTACTACTTCGAGGGCATCAAACAGACCTTTGGCTATGGTGCACGCTTATTTTAG
- the AHSA1 gene encoding activator of 90 kDa heat shock protein ATPase homolog 1 isoform X3: MAKWGEGDPRWIVEERADATNVNNWHWTERDASNWSTDKLKTLFLAVRVQNEEGKCEVTEVNKLDGEASINNRKGKLIFFYEWSVKLNWTEFTQGMILPTLNGESVAPAGQPAPKTEERKAKSAPSKTQTRPVGVKIPTCKITLRDTFLTSPEELYRVLTTQELVQAFTHAPATLEADKGGKFHLVDGNVTGEFTDLVPEKHIAMKWRFKSWPEGHFATITLTFNDKNGETELCMEGRGIPAPEEERTRQGWQRYYFEGIKQTFGYGARLF; the protein is encoded by the exons ATGGCCAAGTGGGGCGAGGGTGACCCACGCTGGATCGTGGAAGAGCGGGCGGACGCCACCAACGTCAACAACTGGCACTG GACAGAGAGGGATGCTTCAAATTGGTCCACGGATAAGCTGAAAACACTGTTCCTGGCGGTGCGGGTGCAAAATGAGGAAGGCAAGTGTGAGGTGACAGAAGTGAACAAACTTGATGGAGAGGCGTCCATTAACAACCGCAAAGGCAAACTTATCTTCTTTTATGAGTGGAGTGTCAAACTAAACTGGACAG agtTCACGCAGGGCATGATCTTGCCTACGCTGAATGGAGAGTCAGTAGCCCCAGCTGGTCAGCCAGCACCGAAAACTGAGGAGCGCAAG GCTAAGTCTGCTCCTTCAAAAACCCAGACCAGACCTGTTGGTGTCAAAATCCCCACTTGTAAGATCACCCTTCGAGACACCTTCCTGACATCCccagaggagctctacagagtGCTTACCACCCAAGAG CTGGTTCAGGCCTTTACCCACGCTCCTGCGACGCTAGAAGCAGACAAAGGTGGGAAGTTTCACCTGGTAGATGGCAACGTCACTGGGGAATTCACTGATCTG GTCCCTGAGAAACATATTGCGATGAAGTGGAGGTTCAAATCTTGGCCAGAAG gGCACTTTGCCACCATCACCTTGACCTTCAATGATAAGAATGGAGAGACTGAACTGTGCATGGAAGGCCGAGGcatccctgctcctgaggaggagAGGACACGGCAGGGCTGGCAGCGCTACTACTTCGAGGGCATCAAACAGACCTTTGGCTATGGTGCACGCTTATTTTAG
- the AHSA1 gene encoding activator of 90 kDa heat shock protein ATPase homolog 1 isoform X5: MKEEGVKLLREAMGIYISTLKTEFTQGMILPTLNGESVAPAGQPAPKTEERKAKSAPSKTQTRPVGVKIPTCKITLRDTFLTSPEELYRVLTTQELVQAFTHAPATLEADKGGKFHLVDGNVTGEFTDLVPEKHIAMKWRFKSWPEGHFATITLTFNDKNGETELCMEGRGIPAPEEERTRQGWQRYYFEGIKQTFGYGARLF; encoded by the exons ATGAAAGAAGAAGGGGTGAAACTTCTCAGAGAAGCAATGGGAATTTACATCAGCACCCTCAAAACAG agtTCACGCAGGGCATGATCTTGCCTACGCTGAATGGAGAGTCAGTAGCCCCAGCTGGTCAGCCAGCACCGAAAACTGAGGAGCGCAAG GCTAAGTCTGCTCCTTCAAAAACCCAGACCAGACCTGTTGGTGTCAAAATCCCCACTTGTAAGATCACCCTTCGAGACACCTTCCTGACATCCccagaggagctctacagagtGCTTACCACCCAAGAG CTGGTTCAGGCCTTTACCCACGCTCCTGCGACGCTAGAAGCAGACAAAGGTGGGAAGTTTCACCTGGTAGATGGCAACGTCACTGGGGAATTCACTGATCTG GTCCCTGAGAAACATATTGCGATGAAGTGGAGGTTCAAATCTTGGCCAGAAG gGCACTTTGCCACCATCACCTTGACCTTCAATGATAAGAATGGAGAGACTGAACTGTGCATGGAAGGCCGAGGcatccctgctcctgaggaggagAGGACACGGCAGGGCTGGCAGCGCTACTACTTCGAGGGCATCAAACAGACCTTTGGCTATGGTGCACGCTTATTTTAG
- the AHSA1 gene encoding activator of 90 kDa heat shock protein ATPase homolog 1 isoform X4 — MAKWGEGDPRWIVEERADATNVNNWHWTERDASNWSTDKLKTLFLAVRVQNEEGKCEVTEVNKLDGEASINNRKGKLIFFYEWSVKLNWTGTSKSGVQYKGHVEIPNLSDENSVDEVEISVSLAKDEPDTNLVALMKEEGVKLLREAMGIYISTLKTEFTQGMILPTLNGESVAPAGQPAPKTEERKAKSAPSKTQTRPVGVKIPTCKITLRDTFLTSPEELYRVLTTQELVQAFTHAPATLEADKGGKFHLVDGNVTGEFTDLGTLPPSP, encoded by the exons ATGGCCAAGTGGGGCGAGGGTGACCCACGCTGGATCGTGGAAGAGCGGGCGGACGCCACCAACGTCAACAACTGGCACTG GACAGAGAGGGATGCTTCAAATTGGTCCACGGATAAGCTGAAAACACTGTTCCTGGCGGTGCGGGTGCAAAATGAGGAAGGCAAGTGTGAGGTGACAGAAGTGAACAAACTTGATGGAGAGGCGTCCATTAACAACCGCAAAGGCAAACTTATCTTCTTTTATGAGTGGAGTGTCAAACTAAACTGGACAG GTACCTCTAAGTCTGGAGTGCAGTACAAGGGACATGTGGAGATCCCCAATTTGTCTGATGAAAACAGCGTGGATGAAGTAGAG ATTAGTGTGAGCCTTGCCAAAGATGAGCCTGACACAAATCTCGTGGCCTTAATGAAAGAAGAAGGGGTGAAACTTCTCAGAGAAGCAATGGGAATTTACATCAGCACCCTCAAAACAG agtTCACGCAGGGCATGATCTTGCCTACGCTGAATGGAGAGTCAGTAGCCCCAGCTGGTCAGCCAGCACCGAAAACTGAGGAGCGCAAG GCTAAGTCTGCTCCTTCAAAAACCCAGACCAGACCTGTTGGTGTCAAAATCCCCACTTGTAAGATCACCCTTCGAGACACCTTCCTGACATCCccagaggagctctacagagtGCTTACCACCCAAGAG CTGGTTCAGGCCTTTACCCACGCTCCTGCGACGCTAGAAGCAGACAAAGGTGGGAAGTTTCACCTGGTAGATGGCAACGTCACTGGGGAATTCACTGATCTG gGCACTTTGCCACCATCACCTTGA